A genomic window from Streptomyces sp. HUAS YS2 includes:
- a CDS encoding DUF3885 domain-containing protein, with the protein MSGTGFTPALLASLWRERRPAGPPLAHTFRGTYADRWVRFHSLPGSKRYPESEDEYAVLLARYNTVLDELFTGQDVFVVTTDWSYTPDGPAGYPTPRQELHPAGERWWTETELDDLDPDFPTHRRLYADRRPWRRGCVDDLLRAVADEAVVDVFVTDTELRRIHHPYDGGADVVLTTPSERDRIRDRHRAWLSIHPSGL; encoded by the coding sequence ATGTCCGGAACCGGCTTCACCCCCGCGCTGCTCGCCTCGCTGTGGCGGGAGAGGCGGCCTGCGGGGCCGCCGCTCGCGCACACGTTCCGTGGGACGTACGCGGATCGCTGGGTGCGGTTCCACAGCCTGCCCGGCTCGAAGCGCTACCCGGAGTCCGAGGACGAGTACGCCGTCCTGCTCGCGCGGTACAACACGGTCCTCGACGAACTGTTCACCGGCCAGGACGTGTTCGTCGTGACCACGGACTGGTCGTACACACCGGACGGGCCGGCCGGATACCCGACCCCACGGCAGGAACTCCACCCCGCCGGCGAGCGCTGGTGGACCGAGACGGAACTGGACGACCTCGACCCCGACTTCCCCACCCACAGACGTCTCTACGCCGACCGGCGGCCGTGGCGACGCGGCTGCGTCGACGATCTGTTGCGTGCCGTCGCCGACGAAGCGGTCGTCGACGTGTTCGTCACCGACACGGAGCTCCGTCGCATCCACCACCCCTACGACGGCGGGGCCGACGTCGTCCTCACCACGCCCTCCGAACGGGACCGGATCCGGGACCGGCACCGCGCCTGGCTCTCCATCCACCCGTCCGGCCTCTGA
- a CDS encoding sensor histidine kinase has protein sequence MVAGALLLAVVWVFLLRYVPDNSQGLLWTSPNRYVLVQTFAPAAAAAMAFLLVFGLVGGWLLAGRMLAPLTRITAAARTAGAGSLSHRISMEGRQDEFRELADAFDTMLERLDSHVAEQQRFAANASHELRTPLAISRTLLDVARKDPTRDRAELVERLHAVNTRAIDLTEALLLLSRGDRGNFARESVDLSLVAEEAAETLLPLAEQRGITLDVTGGAARTSGSAELLLRMVTNLVQNAVVHNVPAGQGGTVTVHTEAYGATSVLRVENTGPRLPPELVPTLTEPFRRGAERVRTDEHAGVGLGLAIVHSIVRAHAGTLDLAARPAGGLVVTVRLPGSTREKQ, from the coding sequence ATGGTCGCCGGCGCCCTCCTCCTGGCCGTGGTGTGGGTCTTCCTGCTGCGCTACGTACCCGACAACTCCCAGGGCCTTCTCTGGACCTCGCCCAACCGCTACGTCCTCGTCCAGACGTTCGCCCCCGCCGCGGCCGCCGCGATGGCGTTCCTGCTCGTGTTCGGCCTCGTCGGGGGCTGGCTCCTGGCCGGCCGGATGCTCGCACCGCTCACCCGGATCACGGCCGCGGCGCGGACGGCGGGGGCCGGATCGCTGTCCCACCGGATCAGCATGGAAGGCCGCCAGGACGAGTTCCGCGAACTCGCCGACGCCTTCGACACCATGCTCGAACGACTCGACTCGCACGTCGCCGAGCAGCAGCGGTTCGCCGCGAACGCCTCCCACGAGCTGCGTACCCCACTCGCCATCTCGCGGACGCTCCTCGACGTCGCCCGCAAGGACCCCACGCGTGACCGGGCCGAACTCGTCGAACGCCTGCACGCCGTCAACACGCGGGCCATCGACCTCACCGAGGCCCTCCTGCTGCTCAGCCGCGGCGACCGCGGGAACTTCGCCCGCGAGAGCGTCGACCTCTCCCTGGTCGCCGAGGAGGCCGCGGAGACGCTGCTGCCGCTCGCCGAACAGCGCGGGATCACCTTGGACGTCACGGGCGGAGCGGCACGGACGAGCGGCTCGGCGGAGCTGCTGCTGCGGATGGTGACGAACCTCGTCCAGAACGCCGTCGTCCACAACGTTCCCGCCGGGCAGGGCGGCACCGTGACGGTCCACACCGAGGCGTACGGCGCGACGAGCGTGCTCCGCGTCGAGAACACCGGCCCACGGCTCCCCCCGGAACTCGTACCGACCCTCACCGAGCCCTTCCGGCGCGGAGCGGAACGCGTACGCACCGACGAGCACGCCGGCGTCGGCCTCGGCCTGGCCATCGTGCACAGCATCGTTCGCGCCCACGCCGGGACCCTCGACCTCGCCGCCCGCCCGGCGGGCGGCCTCGTGGTCACGGTCCGCCTCCCCGGCAGCACGCGGGAGAAGCAGTAG